A region of Streptomyces deccanensis DNA encodes the following proteins:
- a CDS encoding CinA family protein: protein MTSTAAEVLRLLTVRGETVAVAESLTGGLVAAALTAAPGSSQAFRGSVTAYATELKHQLLDVDATLLDQRGAVDPQVAAQMADGVRKALGADWGISTTGVAGPEPQDGRPVGTVYVAVAGPSTAGSGVSGGGKVSSLRLNGGRAEIRMESVRSVLALLLEELAGEQTGNERAQDTEQNGGT from the coding sequence TTGACATCCACGGCCGCCGAAGTGCTGCGACTACTGACCGTGAGGGGGGAGACGGTCGCCGTCGCGGAGTCGCTGACCGGTGGTCTGGTCGCGGCCGCGCTCACCGCGGCCCCCGGGTCCTCCCAGGCCTTCCGGGGCTCGGTCACCGCCTACGCCACCGAGCTCAAGCACCAGTTGCTGGATGTCGACGCCACCCTCCTGGACCAGCGCGGAGCGGTGGATCCGCAGGTCGCGGCGCAGATGGCGGACGGCGTCCGCAAGGCGCTCGGCGCCGACTGGGGGATTTCGACCACCGGCGTCGCGGGCCCGGAGCCACAGGACGGCCGGCCCGTCGGCACGGTCTACGTGGCCGTCGCCGGACCGTCCACAGCCGGATCCGGCGTATCAGGTGGCGGGAAAGTGTCGTCGTTGCGGTTGAACGGCGGCCGGGCGGAAATCCGTATGGAGAGTGTACGGAGCGTACTCGCACTGCTCCTGGAGGAGCTTGCGGGCGAACAGACCGGGAATGAGCGGGCACAGGATACGGAACAGAACGGGGGGACTTGA
- a CDS encoding helix-turn-helix domain-containing protein: MILLRRLLGDVLRRQRQRQGRTLREVSSSARVSLGYLSEVERGQKEASSELLSAICDALDVRMSELMREVSDELALAELAQSAAATEPVPAPVRRPMLNSVSVAGVPPERVTIKAPAEAVDVVAA; this comes from the coding sequence ATGATTCTGCTCCGTCGCCTGCTGGGTGACGTGCTGCGTCGGCAGCGCCAGCGCCAGGGCCGTACTCTGCGCGAAGTCTCCTCGTCCGCCCGAGTCTCACTCGGCTATCTCTCCGAGGTGGAGCGGGGGCAGAAGGAGGCTTCCTCCGAGCTGCTCTCCGCCATTTGCGACGCGCTGGACGTACGGATGTCCGAGCTCATGCGGGAAGTGAGCGACGAGCTCGCCCTTGCCGAGCTGGCCCAGTCCGCAGCGGCCACCGAGCCGGTGCCAGCGCCAGTGCGTCGACCGATGCTCAACTCCGTCTCGGTGGCCGGTGTGCCGCCGGAGCGGGTCACGATCAAGGCGCCCGCCGAAGCGGTGGACGTCGTCGCGGCGTGA
- a CDS encoding SDR family NAD(P)-dependent oxidoreductase: MPIPAYDLTGRTAFVTGAGSGIGRASAVLLAEAGATVHCADRDAQGLHETATLIKAGNGTAHVHHLDVTDRAQLARAVAACERLHVMAAIAGIMHSSPVLETRDEDLERVWSVNFKGVLHACQEAARRMIADETRGSIVTMASGAVDTGGPGLLCYGVTKAAVVQLTKTLATEVGPHGIRVNAVAPGWVRTPMTDRHDGEAQARTESRMARLSPLSRVGEPDDIAHAVLHLASDASAFTTGQILRPNGGVAMPW, encoded by the coding sequence ATGCCCATCCCGGCGTACGACCTCACCGGCCGCACCGCGTTCGTCACCGGCGCCGGCAGCGGTATCGGCCGCGCGTCGGCGGTACTGCTCGCCGAGGCGGGCGCCACGGTGCACTGCGCGGACCGCGACGCGCAGGGCCTGCACGAGACGGCGACCCTGATCAAGGCCGGGAACGGTACCGCCCACGTCCACCACCTCGACGTCACCGACCGCGCACAGCTCGCGCGCGCGGTGGCCGCCTGCGAGCGGCTCCATGTGATGGCGGCGATCGCCGGGATCATGCACAGCAGCCCGGTGCTGGAGACCCGCGACGAGGACCTGGAACGGGTGTGGAGCGTCAACTTCAAGGGCGTGCTGCACGCCTGCCAGGAAGCCGCCCGCCGGATGATCGCCGACGAGACACGCGGCAGCATCGTCACCATGGCCTCCGGCGCCGTCGACACCGGCGGTCCCGGACTCCTCTGCTACGGCGTGACCAAGGCGGCGGTGGTCCAGCTGACGAAGACCCTGGCGACCGAGGTCGGCCCGCACGGCATCCGCGTCAACGCCGTGGCGCCGGGCTGGGTCCGTACCCCCATGACCGACCGGCACGACGGCGAGGCGCAGGCGCGGACCGAGTCCCGCATGGCCCGGCTGTCACCGCTGAGCCGGGTGGGCGAGCCCGACGACATCGCTCATGCCGTGCTGCACCTGGCCTCCGACGCATCGGCGTTCACGACCGGCCAGATCCTCCGTCCGAACGGCGGGGTGGCCATGCCCTGGTGA
- a CDS encoding ATP-dependent helicase, translated as MVSSADRALDGFSPATRGWFTGAFSAPTAAQAGAWRAIGEGSDVLVVAPTGSGKTLAAFLAALDQLTSSPPPADPRKRCRVLYVSPLKALAVDVERNLRSPLTGIRQESVRLGLPEPEVKVGIRSGDTPAAERRALATRPPDILITTPESLFLMLTSATRDALTGVETVILDEVHAVAGTKRGAHLALTLERLDELLPRPARRIGLSATVRPVDEVARYLSPRRRVEIVQPPSGKEFDLSVVVPVEDLGELGGSPVADANEGAERPSIWPHVEERIADLVQAHRSTIVFANSRRLAERLCNRLNEIAYERATGEPLDEHHAPAELMGGSGAAQGAPPVLARAHHGSVSKEQRALVEEDLKAGRLPAVVATSSLELGIDMGAVDLVVQVESPPSVASGLQRVGRAGHQVGAVSTGVVFPKYRGDLVQSAVVTERMRSGSIESMRIPGNPLDVLAQQIVAMTSMDTWQFDDLLATVRRAAPFASLPESAFTAVLDMLAGRYPSDAFAELRPRVVWDRVAGTITGRPGAQRLAVTSGGTIPDRGLFGVFLAGSDPKKGGGRVGELDEEMVYESRVGDVFTLGTSSWRIEDITRDRVLVSPAPGVPGRLPFWKGDQLGRPLELGRAVGAFLREVGSLSEEDARLRLLTAGLDAWAADNVLSYLAEQREACGHVPDDRTIVVERFRDELGDWRVVVHSPFGAQVHAPWALALGAKLSERYGMDAQVMHADDGIVLRLPDADLMGLDLLDMEPMKAGTEYDAEQAPLGAADVAFDKGEIDQIVTDQVGGSALFASRFRECAARALLLPRRNPGRRTPLWQQRQRAAQLLQVASEFGSFPIVLEAVRECLQDVFDVPGLAELMGDIESRKVRLVEVTTPEPSPFARSLLFGYVAQFLYEGDSPLAERRAAALSLDSRLLAELLGQAELRELLDAEVLTELERELQWLTEDRRVKDAEGVADLLRLLGPLTDAELAERGAEPQWAPELARARRAIRVRVAGTDHWAAIEDAGRLRDALGTALPVGVPEAFTEPVKDPLGDLLARFARTHGPFTSATAAARFGLGAAVTDGALHRLAANGRVVQGEFHPAGIGQEWCDAAVLRRLRRRSLAALRHELEPVPPAALAQFLPQWQHVGGGHGLRGVDGLVRAIEQLQGASVPASALEKLVLPSRVANYSPAMLDELTAAGEVVWAGAGALPGKDGWVSLYLADAAPLLLPPPHPLELTALHESILSALSGGYGLFFRQIADQVRATTHPDATDPQLADAVWDLAWSGRLTNDTLTPMRSLLGSGRTAGSTAHRAKRTVPRGRYGSLTAAPRPQSRTGPPTVAGRWSLLPAHEPDPTVRAHALARTLLDRHGVVTRGAVGAEGVEGGFSAVYRVLSVFEESGQARRGYVVEGLGAAQFAMDGAVDRLRAVSNARERNEPVPSPAPYTSADEAHPTAQPLPSWDTFIDAASFTPVDPGAPDLNLDFDSPYTPDTPVGTPNGTPDGHPTPAQADPYHRTGRAPNRTRSTPSPRAVVLAAADPANAYGAALPWPEPPTEAGHKPGRKAGSLVVLVDGELTLYMERGGKTLLAWPADPDARPLEDPRLRPAAEALSAAARAGSLGTITVERVNGTSALTSPHGPLLEGAGFIATPRGLRIRA; from the coding sequence ATGGTCAGCTCCGCAGATCGAGCCCTCGACGGCTTCTCCCCCGCCACCCGTGGCTGGTTCACGGGGGCCTTCTCCGCGCCCACCGCGGCCCAGGCCGGGGCGTGGCGGGCGATCGGCGAGGGCTCGGACGTGCTGGTGGTCGCCCCGACCGGCTCCGGCAAGACGCTGGCCGCGTTCCTGGCCGCGCTGGACCAGCTGACGTCGAGCCCGCCCCCGGCCGACCCGAGGAAGCGCTGCCGGGTGCTGTACGTGTCACCGCTGAAGGCCCTCGCGGTGGACGTGGAGCGGAACCTGCGCAGTCCGCTGACCGGCATCCGCCAGGAATCGGTGCGCCTGGGACTGCCCGAGCCGGAGGTGAAGGTGGGCATCCGCTCCGGGGACACCCCGGCCGCCGAGCGCCGGGCCCTGGCGACCCGCCCGCCGGACATCCTGATCACCACCCCCGAGTCGCTGTTTTTGATGCTGACGTCGGCCACCCGTGACGCGCTCACGGGCGTGGAGACGGTGATCCTGGACGAGGTGCACGCGGTCGCGGGCACCAAACGCGGCGCTCACCTGGCCCTCACCTTGGAGCGCCTCGACGAGTTGCTGCCCCGGCCGGCCCGCCGTATCGGCCTGTCCGCCACCGTGCGGCCCGTCGACGAGGTCGCGCGCTATCTCTCCCCGCGCCGCAGGGTGGAGATCGTCCAGCCGCCGTCCGGCAAGGAGTTCGACCTGTCGGTGGTCGTGCCGGTGGAGGATCTGGGGGAGCTGGGCGGTTCCCCCGTCGCCGACGCCAACGAGGGCGCGGAGCGGCCGTCGATCTGGCCGCACGTGGAGGAGCGGATCGCCGACCTCGTCCAGGCCCACCGCTCCACGATCGTCTTCGCCAACTCCCGGCGCCTCGCGGAGCGCCTGTGCAACCGGCTCAACGAGATCGCGTACGAGCGAGCCACCGGCGAACCCCTGGACGAACACCACGCCCCGGCCGAGCTGATGGGCGGTTCGGGCGCGGCCCAGGGAGCGCCCCCGGTCCTCGCCCGCGCCCACCACGGCTCGGTCTCCAAGGAACAGCGCGCCCTGGTCGAGGAGGATCTGAAGGCGGGTCGGCTGCCGGCCGTGGTCGCCACCTCCAGCCTCGAACTGGGCATCGACATGGGCGCGGTGGACCTCGTCGTCCAGGTGGAGTCACCTCCGTCGGTCGCTTCGGGCCTGCAGCGCGTGGGCCGGGCCGGGCACCAGGTGGGCGCGGTCTCCACGGGCGTGGTCTTCCCCAAGTACCGGGGCGACCTGGTGCAGTCGGCCGTGGTCACCGAGCGGATGCGCAGCGGCTCCATCGAGTCCATGAGGATCCCGGGCAACCCCCTGGACGTCCTGGCGCAGCAGATCGTCGCCATGACCTCGATGGACACCTGGCAGTTCGACGACCTCCTCGCCACCGTCCGCCGGGCGGCCCCGTTCGCCTCGCTCCCCGAGTCCGCGTTCACGGCCGTCCTCGACATGCTCGCGGGCCGCTATCCGTCCGACGCCTTCGCCGAGTTGCGCCCGCGCGTGGTGTGGGACCGGGTCGCCGGCACGATCACGGGCCGCCCCGGCGCCCAGCGGCTCGCCGTCACCTCCGGGGGCACGATCCCGGACCGGGGCCTCTTCGGGGTCTTCCTCGCGGGCTCCGACCCCAAGAAGGGCGGCGGCCGGGTCGGTGAGCTGGACGAGGAGATGGTGTACGAGTCCCGGGTCGGGGACGTGTTCACCCTCGGCACCAGTTCCTGGCGGATCGAGGACATCACACGCGACCGGGTGCTGGTCTCCCCCGCGCCGGGCGTCCCGGGCCGCCTGCCGTTCTGGAAGGGCGACCAGCTCGGCCGCCCGCTCGAACTGGGCCGTGCGGTCGGCGCGTTCCTGCGCGAGGTGGGGTCCCTGTCCGAGGAGGACGCCCGACTCCGTCTGCTGACCGCCGGACTCGACGCCTGGGCCGCGGACAACGTGCTCTCCTACCTGGCCGAACAGCGCGAGGCCTGCGGCCACGTACCGGACGACCGCACCATCGTCGTCGAACGCTTCCGCGACGAGCTGGGCGACTGGCGGGTCGTCGTCCACTCCCCCTTCGGTGCCCAGGTGCATGCCCCCTGGGCGCTCGCCCTCGGCGCCAAGCTCTCCGAGCGGTACGGCATGGACGCCCAGGTGATGCACGCCGACGACGGCATCGTGCTGCGCCTGCCCGACGCCGACCTCATGGGCCTGGACCTGCTCGACATGGAGCCCATGAAGGCGGGCACGGAGTACGACGCCGAGCAGGCCCCGCTCGGTGCGGCGGACGTCGCCTTCGACAAGGGCGAGATCGATCAGATCGTCACCGACCAGGTGGGCGGCTCGGCCCTGTTCGCCTCCCGCTTCCGCGAGTGCGCCGCCCGCGCGCTCCTGCTGCCCCGTCGCAACCCCGGCAGGCGCACGCCCCTGTGGCAGCAGCGCCAGCGCGCGGCCCAACTGCTCCAGGTCGCGAGCGAGTTCGGTTCGTTCCCGATCGTCCTGGAAGCGGTCCGCGAATGTCTGCAGGACGTCTTCGACGTCCCCGGCCTCGCCGAGCTGATGGGCGACATCGAGTCCCGCAAGGTCCGCCTCGTCGAGGTCACCACCCCGGAGCCCTCCCCCTTCGCCCGCTCCCTCCTCTTCGGCTACGTCGCGCAGTTCCTCTACGAGGGCGACTCCCCGCTCGCCGAGCGCCGCGCGGCCGCCCTGTCGCTGGACTCCCGGCTGCTCGCCGAGCTGTTGGGCCAGGCGGAGCTGCGGGAGCTGCTCGACGCCGAGGTGCTGACCGAGCTGGAGCGGGAGCTCCAGTGGCTCACCGAGGACCGACGCGTCAAGGACGCCGAAGGCGTCGCGGACCTGCTCCGCCTCCTCGGCCCCCTCACGGACGCCGAGTTGGCCGAGCGCGGCGCCGAGCCGCAGTGGGCGCCGGAGCTGGCCAGGGCCCGCCGCGCCATCCGCGTCCGCGTCGCCGGCACCGACCACTGGGCGGCGATCGAGGACGCGGGCCGCCTGCGGGACGCGCTCGGCACCGCCCTGCCGGTCGGTGTCCCGGAGGCCTTCACCGAACCGGTCAAGGACCCCCTCGGCGACCTCCTCGCCCGGTTCGCCCGCACGCATGGCCCGTTCACCTCGGCCACGGCAGCCGCCCGCTTCGGCCTCGGCGCGGCCGTCACGGACGGCGCGCTGCACCGTCTGGCGGCGAACGGCCGTGTCGTGCAGGGCGAGTTCCACCCGGCGGGCATCGGCCAGGAGTGGTGCGACGCGGCCGTGCTGCGCCGCCTGCGCCGCCGTTCTCTCGCGGCCCTGCGCCATGAGCTGGAGCCGGTGCCGCCCGCCGCGCTCGCCCAGTTCCTGCCCCAGTGGCAGCACGTGGGCGGCGGCCACGGACTGCGCGGCGTCGACGGCCTGGTCCGCGCGATCGAACAGCTCCAGGGCGCCTCCGTGCCGGCCTCCGCCCTGGAGAAGCTGGTCCTGCCCTCGCGGGTGGCGAACTACAGCCCCGCGATGCTCGACGAACTCACCGCTGCCGGAGAGGTCGTCTGGGCCGGGGCCGGAGCCCTCCCCGGCAAGGACGGCTGGGTCTCGCTGTATCTGGCGGACGCGGCCCCCCTCCTCCTCCCACCGCCTCACCCCCTGGAACTGACCGCGCTCCACGAGTCGATCCTGAGCGCCCTCTCCGGCGGCTACGGCCTCTTCTTCCGCCAGATCGCCGACCAGGTCCGCGCGACCACCCACCCCGACGCCACCGACCCCCAACTGGCCGACGCCGTCTGGGACCTGGCCTGGTCCGGCCGGCTGACCAACGACACGCTCACCCCCATGCGCTCCCTCCTCGGCTCGGGCCGCACCGCGGGCTCCACCGCCCACCGCGCCAAGCGCACGGTCCCGCGCGGCCGGTACGGCTCCCTGACCGCTGCCCCCCGCCCCCAGTCCCGTACGGGCCCGCCCACGGTCGCCGGCCGCTGGTCCCTCCTCCCCGCCCATGAGCCCGATCCCACCGTCCGCGCCCACGCCCTGGCCCGCACCCTCCTCGACCGCCACGGTGTCGTGACCCGGGGCGCGGTCGGCGCCGAGGGGGTCGAGGGCGGCTTCTCAGCGGTCTACCGCGTCCTGTCCGTCTTCGAGGAGAGCGGCCAGGCCCGCCGCGGTTACGTCGTCGAGGGCCTGGGTGCCGCCCAGTTCGCGATGGACGGCGCCGTGGACCGCCTCCGCGCGGTGTCCAACGCCCGCGAACGCAACGAGCCCGTGCCGAGCCCCGCCCCGTACACCTCCGCCGACGAGGCCCACCCCACAGCACAGCCCCTGCCCTCGTGGGACACCTTCATCGACGCCGCCTCCTTCACCCCCGTCGACCCCGGTGCTCCCGACCTGAACCTCGACTTCGACTCCCCGTACACTCCCGACACTCCCGTCGGCACCCCGAACGGCACTCCGGACGGACACCCCACGCCCGCCCAGGCCGACCCGTACCACCGCACCGGCCGCGCCCCGAACCGCACCCGCTCCACGCCCTCCCCGCGAGCCGTCGTCCTCGCCGCCGCGGACCCCGCGAACGCCTACGGCGCCGCCCTCCCCTGGCCCGAGCCCCCCACCGAGGCCGGGCACAAACCGGGCCGCAAGGCGGGCTCCCTGGTCGTCCTGGTCGACGGCGAGCTGACCCTCTACATGGAGCGCGGCGGCAAGACCCTCCTGGCCTGGCCCGCCGACCCCGATGCCAGACCCCTGGAGGACCCCCGCCTGCGCCCGGCCGCCGAAGCCCTCTCGGCGGCGGCACGCGCGGGCTCCCTGGGCACGATCACGGTGGAGCGCGTGAACGGCACCTCCGCCCTCACCTCCCCCCACGGCCCCCTCCTGGAAGGAGCAGGCTTCATCGCGACCCCCCGTGGCCTGCGCATCCGAGCGTGA
- the rimO gene encoding 30S ribosomal protein S12 methylthiotransferase RimO, whose amino-acid sequence MPERRTVALVTLGCARNEVDSEELAGRLEADGWELVEDAEEADVAVVNTCGFVEAAKKDSVDALLEANDLKGHGRTQAVVAVGCMAERYGKELAEALPEADGVLGFDDYADISDRLQTILNGGIHASHTPRDRRKLLPISPAQRQESAAEVALPGHAPVDLPEGIAPASGPRSPLRRRLDGSPVASVKLASGCDRRCSFCAIPSFRGSFISRRPSDVLNETRWLAEQGVKEIMLVSENNTSYGKDLGDIRLLESLLPELAEVDGIERVRVSYLQPAEMRPGLIDVLTSTPKVAPYFDLSFQHSAPAVLRSMRRFGDTDRFLELLDTIRGKAPEAGVRSNFIVGFPGETEDDLAELERFLNGARLDAIGVFGYSDEEGTEAATYENKLPEDVVAERLARVSRLAEELVSQRAEERVGQTVRVLVESVDGDEGAYGRGAHQAPETDGQVLFTNGEGLSVGLMVEAKVVDTEGVDLVAEVLPGSLASPACTEEAAR is encoded by the coding sequence ATGCCTGAACGCCGTACCGTCGCACTCGTCACTCTTGGCTGCGCCCGTAACGAGGTGGACTCGGAGGAGCTCGCAGGCCGCTTGGAGGCGGACGGCTGGGAGCTCGTCGAGGACGCCGAGGAAGCGGACGTCGCGGTCGTCAATACCTGTGGCTTCGTCGAGGCCGCCAAGAAGGACTCCGTCGACGCCCTGCTGGAGGCCAATGACCTCAAGGGACACGGCAGAACCCAGGCCGTCGTGGCGGTCGGCTGCATGGCCGAGCGGTACGGCAAGGAACTGGCCGAGGCGCTGCCCGAGGCCGACGGCGTGCTCGGCTTCGACGACTACGCGGACATCTCCGACCGTCTGCAGACCATCCTGAACGGCGGCATCCACGCCTCCCACACCCCGCGCGACCGGCGCAAGCTGCTGCCGATCAGCCCGGCCCAGCGGCAGGAGTCCGCGGCCGAGGTCGCGCTTCCGGGGCACGCCCCCGTCGATCTTCCGGAAGGCATCGCTCCGGCCTCGGGGCCGCGTTCCCCGCTGCGCCGCCGCCTCGACGGCTCACCCGTCGCCTCCGTGAAGCTCGCCTCCGGCTGCGACCGCCGCTGCTCCTTCTGCGCCATCCCCTCCTTCCGCGGCTCCTTCATCTCCCGACGCCCCTCGGACGTGCTGAACGAGACCCGCTGGCTGGCCGAGCAGGGCGTCAAGGAGATCATGCTGGTCTCCGAGAACAACACCTCGTACGGCAAGGACCTGGGCGACATCCGGCTGCTGGAGTCCCTGCTGCCCGAGCTCGCCGAGGTCGACGGCATCGAGCGCGTGCGCGTCAGCTACCTCCAGCCCGCCGAGATGCGGCCCGGCCTGATCGACGTGCTCACCTCCACCCCCAAGGTCGCGCCCTACTTCGACCTCTCCTTCCAGCACTCCGCCCCCGCGGTGCTGCGTTCGATGCGCCGCTTCGGCGACACCGACCGGTTCCTGGAGCTGCTGGACACCATCCGCGGCAAGGCCCCCGAGGCCGGCGTCCGGTCCAACTTCATCGTGGGCTTCCCCGGTGAGACCGAGGACGACCTCGCGGAGCTCGAGCGGTTCCTGAACGGCGCGAGACTGGACGCCATCGGTGTCTTCGGATACTCCGACGAGGAGGGCACCGAAGCGGCGACGTACGAGAACAAGCTGCCCGAGGACGTCGTCGCCGAGCGGCTCGCGCGGGTCTCGCGCCTGGCCGAGGAACTGGTCTCGCAGCGCGCCGAGGAGCGCGTCGGACAGACCGTGCGCGTGCTGGTCGAGTCGGTCGACGGCGACGAGGGCGCCTACGGCCGCGGCGCGCACCAGGCGCCCGAGACGGACGGCCAGGTGCTGTTCACGAACGGCGAGGGCCTGAGCGTCGGCCTTATGGTCGAGGCGAAGGTGGTCGACACGGAAGGCGTCGACCTGGTGGCCGAGGTGCTCCCGGGCTCGCTCGCCTCCCCCGCGTGTACTGAGGAGGCGGCCAGATGA
- a CDS encoding Dps family protein, whose protein sequence is MYVVKSPLSEADLKTVSEALQGALVDLVDLSLVAKQIHWNVVGPRFRSVHLQLDEVVDTARLHSDTVAERASTLGVSPDGRAGTVAGSSGIGRVPDGWVKDADAVGTLVEALGAVITRMRARVESTAEADPVSQDIFIGITADLEKHHWMFQAENG, encoded by the coding sequence ATGTACGTGGTGAAGAGCCCGCTGTCCGAGGCCGATCTCAAGACCGTCTCCGAGGCGCTGCAAGGTGCCCTGGTCGATCTTGTCGACCTCTCCCTGGTGGCCAAGCAGATTCACTGGAACGTCGTCGGGCCGCGATTCCGCTCGGTCCATCTCCAGCTCGACGAGGTCGTGGACACCGCACGGCTGCACTCCGACACCGTCGCCGAACGCGCCTCCACCCTCGGTGTCTCGCCGGACGGGCGGGCCGGGACGGTCGCCGGGAGCAGCGGTATCGGCAGGGTGCCGGACGGCTGGGTCAAGGACGCGGACGCGGTCGGGACCTTGGTGGAGGCGCTCGGCGCGGTGATCACCCGGATGCGGGCGCGGGTGGAGAGCACGGCGGAGGCGGATCCGGTGAGCCAGGACATCTTCATCGGGATCACGGCGGATCTCGAGAAGCACCACTGGATGTTCCAGGCGGAGAACGGGTAG
- a CDS encoding Fpg/Nei family DNA glycosylase — protein sequence MPEGDTVWQTARRLDTALAGKVLSRSDLRVPKFATADLTGRTVLDVTPRGKHLLTRIEGGLTLHSHLRMDGSWKVYGNDERWRGGPAHQIRAILGTVDRTAVGYRLPVLELIRTVDESRAVGHLGPDLLGPDWDPDRALTNLLSDPARPLGEALLDQRNLAGIGNVYKSELCFLLRVTPWLPVGALPEDLAARLPVLAKKLLEANRDRPIRSTTGHRHHDLFVYGRAPRPCLRCQTPVRAADQGDGSRERPTYWCPTCQSGPAPAPGTARTSRAHPRTAHGTRRRTSD from the coding sequence ATGCCCGAAGGTGACACCGTCTGGCAGACGGCGAGACGACTCGACACCGCCCTCGCCGGCAAGGTCCTGTCCCGCTCCGACCTGAGGGTCCCGAAGTTCGCCACGGCCGACCTCACCGGCCGCACCGTCCTGGACGTCACCCCCCGGGGCAAGCACCTCCTCACCCGCATCGAAGGCGGCCTGACCCTCCACTCCCACCTGCGGATGGACGGCTCCTGGAAGGTGTACGGCAACGACGAGCGCTGGCGCGGCGGCCCGGCGCACCAGATCCGCGCCATCCTGGGCACCGTCGACCGCACGGCCGTCGGCTACCGCCTCCCCGTGCTGGAGCTGATCCGTACCGTCGACGAGTCCCGCGCCGTCGGCCACCTCGGCCCCGACCTGCTCGGACCGGACTGGGACCCCGACCGAGCCCTCACCAACCTCCTGAGCGACCCCGCGCGCCCCCTCGGCGAGGCACTGCTGGACCAGCGCAATCTCGCCGGCATCGGCAACGTCTACAAGAGCGAACTCTGCTTCCTGCTCCGGGTCACCCCCTGGCTCCCCGTCGGCGCCCTTCCCGAGGACCTCGCCGCCCGGTTGCCCGTCCTCGCCAAGAAGCTCCTCGAAGCCAACCGCGACCGCCCGATCCGCAGCACCACCGGCCACCGCCATCACGACCTGTTCGTGTACGGCCGGGCCCCTCGGCCGTGCCTGCGCTGCCAGACCCCCGTCCGCGCGGCCGACCAGGGCGACGGTTCCCGGGAACGCCCCACCTACTGGTGCCCCACCTGCCAATCGGGACCGGCACCGGCGCCCGGCACCGCCAGAACGTCTCGCGCGCACCCCCGCACCGCACACGGAACCCGACGCCGCACATCTGATTGA
- the pgsA gene encoding CDP-diacylglycerol--glycerol-3-phosphate 3-phosphatidyltransferase has product MTGVPASAAGGTSGAKSAASASGVPGAPGAAASSAAGETRPVRGGKLGAAAVDQASLWNIANILTMVRLVLVPGFVVLMLMDGGYDPVWRAWAWAAFAVAMITDVFDGHLARTYDLVTDFGKIADPIADKAIMGAALICLSYLGDLPWWVTGVILGRELGITLLRFVVIRYGVIPASRGGKLKTLTQGIAVGMYVLALEGPLATLRWWVMAAAVILTVVTGIDYVRQAIVLRRRGTAEREAAAEGAER; this is encoded by the coding sequence ATGACGGGAGTCCCGGCATCCGCGGCGGGCGGCACCTCCGGCGCCAAGAGCGCGGCGAGCGCCTCCGGCGTTCCCGGCGCCCCGGGCGCCGCCGCCTCCAGCGCTGCCGGGGAGACGCGACCCGTCCGTGGCGGGAAGCTGGGAGCCGCTGCCGTCGATCAGGCCAGCCTCTGGAACATCGCGAACATCCTGACCATGGTCCGCCTGGTCCTCGTGCCGGGCTTCGTCGTCCTGATGCTCATGGACGGCGGATACGACCCGGTCTGGCGGGCCTGGGCCTGGGCCGCCTTCGCCGTCGCCATGATCACCGATGTCTTCGACGGTCATCTGGCCCGGACGTACGACCTCGTCACCGACTTCGGGAAGATCGCCGACCCCATCGCCGACAAGGCGATCATGGGCGCCGCCCTGATCTGTCTGTCCTACCTCGGCGATCTGCCGTGGTGGGTGACCGGTGTCATCCTCGGCCGGGAGCTGGGCATCACCCTCCTGCGCTTCGTCGTCATCCGGTACGGAGTCATCCCCGCGAGCCGCGGCGGCAAGCTGAAGACCCTGACCCAGGGCATCGCCGTCGGGATGTACGTGCTGGCACTGGAGGGCCCCCTGGCCACTCTGAGGTGGTGGGTGATGGCCGCGGCGGTCATTCTGACCGTGGTCACCGGAATCGACTATGTGAGACAGGCCATTGTGCTGCGCCGGCGCGGAACCGCCGAGCGCGAAGCCGCGGCGGAGGGAGCGGAACGTTGA